Proteins from a genomic interval of Mycolicibacterium grossiae:
- a CDS encoding NADH-quinone oxidoreductase subunit A — protein MNSYIPILVIGAIAAVFAVGSVGIAVLIGPRRYNRAKLEAYECGIEPIDPHSPNGQATGQRFPVKYYLVAMLFIVFDIEIVFLYPWAVSFDALGLFAVIEMLLFMLTVFVAYAYVWRRGGLTWD, from the coding sequence ATGAATTCCTACATACCCATCCTGGTCATCGGGGCGATCGCTGCGGTCTTCGCGGTCGGTTCGGTCGGCATCGCGGTCCTGATCGGCCCACGCCGCTACAACCGCGCGAAACTCGAGGCCTACGAGTGCGGCATCGAGCCGATCGATCCCCATTCGCCCAATGGGCAGGCCACCGGCCAGCGGTTCCCGGTCAAGTACTACCTGGTGGCGATGCTGTTCATCGTCTTCGACATCGAGATCGTCTTCCTCTACCCGTGGGCCGTGTCCTTCGATGCGCTCGGCCTCTTCGCGGTGATCGAGATGCTGCTGTTCATGCTCACGGTGTTCGTCGCCTACGCCTACGTGTGGCGGCGCGGGGGTCTGACGTGGGACTAG
- a CDS encoding Rv3143 family two-component system response regulator, whose product MSPARDAAADPIRILVYSDNARVRDQVRWALGSRVHPDLPELTYLEVATAPVVVSTIDAGGIDVAVLDGEATPAGGMGVAKQLKDEVAHCPPIVVLTGRRDDAWLASWSRAEAAVPHPIDPIALGEAVAGVLRTLVD is encoded by the coding sequence GTGTCCCCCGCGCGCGACGCCGCAGCAGACCCCATCCGGATCCTCGTCTACAGCGACAACGCGCGCGTCCGCGATCAGGTGCGGTGGGCGCTGGGCAGCCGCGTGCACCCGGACCTGCCCGAGCTGACCTACCTCGAGGTCGCCACCGCCCCCGTCGTGGTCAGCACCATCGACGCCGGCGGCATCGACGTCGCCGTCCTCGACGGCGAGGCCACCCCGGCCGGCGGCATGGGCGTGGCCAAGCAGCTCAAGGACGAGGTGGCGCACTGCCCGCCGATCGTGGTGCTGACCGGCCGGCGCGACGACGCCTGGCTGGCCTCGTGGTCGCGCGCCGAGGCGGCGGTGCCGCACCCCATCGACCCGATCGCGCTGGGCGAGGCCGTGGCCGGGGTGCTGCGCACGCTGGTCGACTGA
- a CDS encoding class I SAM-dependent methyltransferase → MTTPAMHRFNEAYLSHTAPWVIGEPQPAIVALERSGRLRGRILDAGCGLGEHTILLAALDYDVLGIDYAPEAVEQARANARAKGVDARFEVADATALPADGGYDTVLDSALFHVFAGDDRGAYVASLHGALRPGGTAHVLALSDTGRGFGPAVGEDDVRSAFAHGWDLEALEATTYRGVVTHWHAEALGLPIGTVVDEPAWLARARRR, encoded by the coding sequence ATGACCACTCCAGCCATGCACCGCTTCAACGAGGCCTACCTGTCGCACACCGCTCCGTGGGTGATCGGCGAGCCGCAGCCCGCCATCGTCGCCCTGGAACGCAGCGGTCGGCTACGGGGCCGCATCCTCGACGCGGGCTGCGGCCTCGGCGAACACACGATCCTGCTCGCCGCCCTCGACTACGACGTCCTGGGCATCGACTACGCACCCGAGGCCGTCGAGCAAGCGCGCGCCAATGCCCGCGCCAAGGGCGTCGACGCCCGTTTCGAGGTGGCCGACGCGACCGCGTTGCCCGCCGACGGCGGGTACGACACGGTGCTCGACAGCGCGCTGTTCCACGTCTTCGCCGGCGACGACCGTGGGGCGTACGTGGCGAGCCTGCACGGCGCGCTGCGACCCGGCGGCACGGCCCACGTGCTGGCGTTGTCCGACACCGGTCGCGGCTTCGGTCCGGCCGTCGGCGAGGACGACGTCCGATCCGCGTTCGCCCACGGGTGGGACCTCGAGGCCCTGGAGGCCACCACCTACCGCGGCGTGGTCACGCACTGGCACGCCGAGGCCCTCGGGTTGCCGATCGGCACGGTCGTCGACGAGCCGGCGTGGCTTGCGCGGGCGCGGCGTCGCTGA
- a CDS encoding DUF6285 domain-containing protein — translation MTGWHGRPTAAELVAAVAEFLETEVREATDGAVGFHVRVAANALRTVERELLDDARGAAPPELLGYPDEAALAAAIRRGDLDGHGGEVTAVLRALVLRRLAVAHPGYDQE, via the coding sequence GTGACCGGCTGGCACGGCAGGCCGACCGCCGCCGAACTGGTGGCCGCGGTCGCCGAGTTCCTCGAGACCGAGGTGCGAGAGGCCACCGACGGGGCGGTCGGTTTCCACGTCCGGGTCGCGGCCAACGCGCTGCGGACCGTCGAGCGCGAGCTGCTCGACGACGCCCGCGGCGCGGCGCCCCCGGAACTGCTGGGCTACCCCGACGAGGCGGCGCTGGCCGCCGCCATCCGCCGCGGCGACCTCGACGGGCACGGCGGTGAGGTCACCGCGGTGTTGCGCGCTCTGGTGCTGCGCCGGCTCGCCGTCGCCCATCCCGGCTACGACCAGGAGTAG
- a CDS encoding phosphotransferase family protein: protein MIGGDALARALGAALAPALGDVGIEGLRVLTGGASRATWAFDAVTTDRRRPLILRVGPPEEIHAGMELEAAALTRAAAAGAPVPRVLVASDSTATLGSPFLVCDFVAGETIVRRIQRAIDDASRADLLSQCARAMAAIHRADPTGIGLTDAEPLGESHGQLDAMGDTTATFEWAFRWLAAHRPAPSPKVLVHGDFRMGNLIVDTATAPARLAAVLDWELTHAGEVYEDLAWFCIRAWRFGAPPALGAGGLGSVEDLLRAYEDASGTTLDRGAMHWWLVLSTLRWGVICRYQVERHLSGATRSVELAAIGRRVCETEYDLLALLESA, encoded by the coding sequence ATGATCGGCGGCGACGCGCTGGCCCGCGCACTGGGCGCCGCCCTGGCCCCCGCGCTCGGCGACGTGGGCATCGAGGGGCTGCGCGTCCTCACCGGCGGCGCCAGCCGGGCGACGTGGGCGTTCGACGCCGTGACCACCGACCGACGACGGCCGCTGATCCTGCGCGTCGGCCCGCCCGAGGAGATCCACGCCGGCATGGAGCTGGAGGCCGCCGCCCTCACCCGTGCCGCCGCCGCCGGCGCGCCGGTGCCCCGCGTCCTGGTGGCGTCGGACTCCACCGCGACGCTGGGCAGCCCGTTCCTGGTGTGCGACTTCGTCGCCGGCGAGACCATCGTGCGCCGGATCCAGCGCGCCATCGACGACGCGTCGCGGGCGGACCTGCTGTCGCAGTGCGCCCGGGCGATGGCCGCGATCCACCGCGCCGATCCCACCGGCATCGGGCTGACCGACGCCGAGCCGCTCGGCGAATCGCACGGGCAGCTCGACGCGATGGGCGACACCACCGCGACCTTCGAGTGGGCGTTCCGGTGGCTCGCCGCACACCGGCCCGCCCCATCGCCGAAGGTGCTGGTGCACGGCGACTTTCGGATGGGCAACCTCATCGTCGACACCGCAACCGCACCCGCCCGGCTGGCCGCGGTGCTGGACTGGGAACTGACCCACGCCGGCGAGGTGTACGAGGACCTCGCCTGGTTCTGCATCCGGGCGTGGCGGTTCGGCGCGCCGCCCGCCCTCGGCGCCGGCGGCCTCGGCAGCGTCGAGGACCTGCTGCGGGCCTACGAGGACGCATCCGGCACGACGCTGGACCGCGGCGCGATGCACTGGTGGCTGGTGCTGTCCACCCTGCGGTGGGGCGTCATCTGCCGCTATCAGGTGGAGCGCCACCTGTCCGGCGCCACCCGGTCGGTGGAGCTGGCCGCCATCGGCAGGCGGGTGTGCGAGACCGAGTACGACCTGCTTGCGCTGCTGGAGTCGGCGTGA
- a CDS encoding acyl-CoA dehydrogenase family protein translates to MDFALPEHLRGVLDEIDAFISAEIAPLEAEHLQYFDRRREYARTDWENGGVPRREWEELLDEMRRRADAAGWLRYGLPSRFGGRDGSNLDMAVIREHLAHKGLGLHNDLQDESSIVGNFPQVIMMDRFGTESQKAEWIEAMLTGTRSMAFGLSEPDHGSDATWLETTAVRDGDSWIINGTKRWNTGVHRATHDLVFARTSGEAGQALGITAFLVPCDAPGFTVPFYWWTFNMPTDHGEVVLTDVRVPADAVLGEVDHGLEVGQTFLHENRIRQAASSLGAAQYCIDRAAEYASARVVFGKPLSVNQAVQWPLVELQTETQMVRLLVYYAAWHLDRDHHMEVSDKVSMANYRANRLVCEAADRAMQVYGGLGYSRHEQFEHIYRHHRRYRITEGAEEIQIRRVAQRMFRFGSRR, encoded by the coding sequence GTGGACTTCGCCCTGCCCGAACACCTTCGGGGCGTGCTCGATGAGATCGACGCCTTCATCTCCGCGGAGATCGCGCCACTGGAGGCCGAGCACCTGCAGTACTTCGACCGGCGACGCGAGTACGCCCGCACCGACTGGGAGAACGGCGGCGTGCCGCGCCGGGAGTGGGAGGAGCTGCTCGACGAGATGCGGCGCCGCGCCGACGCCGCCGGCTGGCTGCGCTACGGCCTGCCGTCGCGGTTCGGCGGCCGCGACGGCAGCAACCTCGACATGGCCGTGATCCGGGAACATCTGGCGCACAAGGGGCTCGGGCTGCACAACGACCTGCAGGACGAGTCGTCGATCGTCGGCAACTTCCCCCAGGTCATCATGATGGACCGATTCGGTACCGAGTCGCAGAAGGCCGAGTGGATCGAGGCCATGCTGACCGGCACCCGGTCCATGGCGTTCGGACTATCGGAACCCGACCATGGCAGCGACGCCACCTGGCTGGAGACCACCGCGGTCCGCGACGGGGACTCCTGGATCATCAACGGCACCAAGCGGTGGAACACCGGCGTACACCGAGCCACGCACGATTTGGTGTTCGCCCGTACGTCCGGGGAGGCCGGACAGGCGCTCGGCATCACGGCCTTCCTGGTGCCCTGCGACGCACCGGGTTTCACGGTGCCCTTCTACTGGTGGACGTTCAACATGCCGACCGACCACGGTGAGGTCGTCCTGACCGACGTGCGGGTGCCCGCCGACGCGGTGCTCGGCGAGGTCGACCACGGCCTCGAGGTGGGCCAGACGTTCCTGCACGAGAACCGGATCCGTCAGGCCGCCAGCAGCCTGGGCGCCGCCCAGTATTGCATCGACCGTGCCGCCGAGTACGCCAGTGCGCGGGTGGTGTTCGGCAAGCCGCTGTCGGTGAACCAGGCCGTGCAGTGGCCGCTCGTCGAGCTGCAGACCGAGACGCAGATGGTGCGGCTGCTGGTGTACTACGCTGCCTGGCACCTGGACCGCGACCACCACATGGAGGTCTCCGACAAGGTGTCGATGGCCAACTACCGCGCCAACCGCCTGGTGTGCGAGGCCGCCGACCGCGCGATGCAGGTGTACGGCGGCCTGGGCTACAGTCGCCACGAGCAGTTCGAGCACATCTACCGTCATCACCGCCGCTACCGGATCACCGAGGGCGCCGAGGAGATTCAGATCCGCCGGGTGGCGCAGCGCATGTTCCGGTTCGGGTCGCGTCGATGA
- a CDS encoding TetR/AcrR family transcriptional regulator, with translation MPQDVLTAKGRQTRDALEQAARTLFAERGFHGTTLADITTAAGRSTAAFYRYYTDKEDLLYALATSFLHDVVMPSGLTVHLPESPADTDFFTQVVTGYWNVFTQHIGIMVAVNQLADTRPRFADVQNEFRRFGIDMVAASVRRAQEQGYAPDADPELIGAAIALLFENFTVVSLRPSGLGLVVGDEQAITTLSTIWRRTLYGI, from the coding sequence GTGCCCCAGGACGTCCTCACCGCCAAGGGCCGCCAGACCCGTGACGCTCTCGAGCAGGCTGCGCGAACGTTGTTCGCGGAGCGCGGTTTTCACGGCACCACGCTGGCCGACATCACCACCGCCGCCGGCCGTTCCACGGCCGCCTTCTACCGGTACTACACCGACAAGGAGGACCTGCTCTACGCCCTGGCGACGTCGTTCCTGCACGACGTCGTGATGCCCTCCGGCCTGACCGTGCACCTACCCGAGTCCCCCGCGGACACCGACTTCTTCACCCAGGTGGTCACCGGTTACTGGAACGTCTTCACCCAGCACATCGGCATCATGGTGGCGGTCAACCAGCTCGCCGACACCCGGCCGCGCTTCGCCGACGTGCAGAACGAATTCCGGCGCTTCGGCATCGACATGGTGGCGGCGTCGGTGCGCCGTGCCCAGGAGCAGGGGTACGCACCCGACGCCGATCCCGAGCTGATCGGCGCCGCGATCGCGCTGCTCTTCGAGAACTTCACGGTGGTCTCGCTGCGCCCCTCCGGCCTGGGACTCGTCGTCGGCGACGAGCAGGCCATCACCACGCTGTCGACGATCTGGCGGCGAACCCTGTACGGCATCTAG
- a CDS encoding hydroxymethylglutaryl-CoA lyase — translation MIGSVTIREVCLRDGLQIERPIPLAAKLALLEAVLATGVREVEVTAFVSPSKVPALADAAALAAELPRLRQQHGDVEFSALVAGPGGAARAVAAGMTSLEYVVSAADGHSRANVGRGTAESTDLIADITRIAHDGGATIEVIVATAWDCPFDGPTDPARVRDVVTAAVELGTDRVAVADTIGTTTPRRVTTLLDVLRPVLGDVPVGAHFHDTRGAGLASAWAAVTAGVTRLDASVGGLGGCPFAPGASGNIATEDLVYLLRDSGIDTGVDLTAAIHAAAVARDAVGHDLPSALLRAGDRILG, via the coding sequence GTGATCGGGAGCGTCACCATCCGCGAGGTGTGCCTGCGCGACGGCCTGCAGATCGAGCGGCCGATCCCGTTGGCGGCCAAGCTCGCTCTGCTCGAGGCGGTCCTCGCGACGGGTGTCCGCGAGGTCGAGGTGACGGCCTTCGTCTCGCCGTCGAAGGTGCCGGCCCTCGCCGACGCCGCCGCGCTCGCCGCCGAACTGCCCCGGTTGCGGCAGCAGCACGGCGACGTCGAGTTCTCCGCGCTGGTGGCGGGCCCGGGCGGCGCCGCCCGGGCGGTGGCCGCCGGCATGACGTCGCTGGAGTACGTGGTGTCCGCCGCAGACGGGCACAGCCGCGCGAACGTCGGACGCGGCACCGCCGAGTCGACGGACCTGATCGCCGACATCACCCGGATCGCGCACGACGGCGGCGCCACCATCGAGGTGATCGTCGCGACCGCCTGGGACTGCCCCTTCGACGGGCCCACCGATCCGGCGCGGGTCCGCGACGTCGTCACGGCGGCCGTCGAACTCGGCACCGACCGGGTCGCCGTCGCCGACACGATCGGCACCACCACGCCGCGTCGGGTGACGACGCTGCTCGACGTGCTGCGCCCCGTGCTCGGCGACGTGCCGGTCGGCGCCCACTTCCACGACACCCGCGGCGCCGGACTGGCCAGCGCCTGGGCCGCCGTGACGGCCGGGGTCACTCGCCTGGACGCCTCCGTGGGCGGCCTCGGCGGCTGTCCCTTCGCCCCCGGCGCCAGCGGCAACATCGCCACCGAGGATCTGGTGTACCTGCTGCGCGACAGCGGCATCGACACCGGCGTCGACCTCACGGCCGCCATCCACGCCGCCGCCGTCGCCCGCGACGCCGTCGGCCACGACCTGCCCAGCGCGCTGCTGCGCGCCGGCGACCGCATCCTCGGCTGA
- a CDS encoding CaiB/BaiF CoA transferase family protein, which translates to MTVTGPLDGIRVLEVGTLISGPFAGRLLGDMGAEVIKIEPPGAPDPLRTWGQAERDGHHFFWTVHARNKKAVTLNLRAPRGRDLFLDLVERSDVIVENFRPGTLEKWDLGYDVLRARNLGIVLVRVSGYGQTGPEAHKAGYASVAEAASGLRHMNGFPGGPPPRLALSLGDSLAGMFAAQGALAALYRRSVTGEGQVVDAALTEACLAVQESTIPDYDVGGVVRGPSGTRLEGIAPSNIYRSADGSWVVIAANQDTVFRRLCAAMGRPELATDERFADHVSRGRNQDELDEIIGAWAAARQPDDVIATLSAAGVISGPINTVAEVVTDPQLLSRGMIADHWDERIGRAVKGPGVIPVLSDTPGTIRCSGSAVPGQHNDEVYRGLLGCSAEDIDQLRHEGVL; encoded by the coding sequence GTGACGGTCACCGGACCGCTCGACGGCATCCGGGTCCTGGAAGTCGGGACGTTGATCTCCGGCCCCTTCGCGGGACGGCTGCTCGGCGACATGGGCGCGGAGGTCATCAAGATCGAACCGCCGGGTGCCCCGGACCCGCTGCGCACCTGGGGCCAGGCCGAACGCGACGGGCATCACTTCTTCTGGACCGTGCATGCGCGCAACAAGAAGGCCGTGACGCTGAACCTGCGCGCGCCCCGCGGACGCGACCTGTTCCTCGACCTCGTCGAGCGCTCCGACGTGATCGTCGAGAACTTCCGCCCCGGCACGCTGGAGAAGTGGGACCTCGGCTACGACGTGCTCCGTGCCCGCAACCTCGGCATCGTCCTGGTCCGGGTGTCCGGGTACGGCCAGACCGGGCCCGAGGCGCACAAGGCCGGCTACGCGTCGGTCGCCGAGGCGGCCAGCGGCCTGCGGCACATGAACGGCTTCCCCGGCGGTCCGCCGCCGCGCCTGGCGCTGTCGCTCGGCGACAGCCTGGCGGGCATGTTCGCCGCCCAGGGCGCGCTGGCCGCGCTGTACCGCCGCAGCGTCACCGGCGAGGGCCAGGTGGTCGACGCCGCGCTCACCGAGGCCTGCCTGGCGGTGCAGGAGTCGACGATCCCCGACTACGACGTCGGCGGCGTGGTGCGGGGGCCGTCGGGCACCCGGCTGGAGGGCATCGCGCCGTCCAACATCTACCGCAGCGCCGACGGCAGCTGGGTGGTCATCGCCGCCAACCAAGACACCGTGTTCCGGCGGCTGTGCGCCGCCATGGGGCGGCCCGAACTCGCCACCGACGAGCGCTTCGCCGATCACGTCAGTCGTGGCCGCAATCAGGACGAGCTGGACGAGATCATCGGCGCCTGGGCCGCCGCCCGCCAACCCGACGACGTCATCGCCACGCTCTCGGCCGCCGGTGTCATCAGCGGACCCATCAACACCGTCGCCGAGGTCGTCACCGACCCGCAGCTGCTGTCTCGCGGCATGATCGCCGACCACTGGGACGAACGCATCGGGCGTGCCGTCAAGGGACCCGGCGTGATCCCGGTGCTCTCCGACACGCCCGGCACCATCCGGTGCTCCGGATCGGCCGTGCCCGGCCAGCACAACGACGAGGTCTACCGCGGTCTGCTGGGCTGCTCCGCCGAGGACATCGACCAGCTGCGCCACGAGGGGGTGCTGTGA
- a CDS encoding alpha/beta fold hydrolase → MSAVKHHYERIPYLVAYQNTSRVRDVYGGVAELVVLESYLLRPAAASNTVLIFMHPIGGGAYLPMINALARAGHHVIYCNSRFRGTDSALLMEKVVEDLGECIKDAKHRLGYEKVVLAGWSGGGSLSVFYQQQAQHPTVTSSPSGDGPDLTALGLVPADAVMLLAAHVSRHGTLTEWLDASILDESDPGRRDPELNLYDPANPNQPPYTSEFLERYRQAQIDRNRRITKWVKAKLAELAAAGRPDDEFAFVVHGTMADPRWLDPTVDPNERTPGTCYLGDPRVVNDSPVGLARFCTLRSWLSQWSYDDAHGDAVACGPDVAVPTLVIGNLADDACTPSHTRRLFEAIGHPDKEMHEIPGANHYYAGPDQRETLAAAVGICTDWLQRHGFAAESRSEATRDSAP, encoded by the coding sequence GTGAGCGCCGTGAAGCACCACTACGAGCGGATCCCCTACCTGGTCGCCTACCAGAACACCTCGCGCGTGCGGGACGTCTACGGCGGTGTCGCGGAACTCGTCGTGCTGGAGAGCTACCTGCTGCGGCCTGCCGCAGCATCGAATACCGTACTGATCTTCATGCACCCGATCGGCGGTGGCGCCTACCTGCCGATGATCAACGCCCTCGCCCGCGCCGGGCACCACGTCATCTACTGCAACAGCCGGTTCCGCGGCACCGACAGCGCGCTGCTCATGGAGAAGGTCGTCGAAGACCTCGGCGAGTGCATCAAGGACGCGAAGCACCGCCTCGGGTACGAGAAGGTGGTGCTCGCCGGCTGGAGCGGTGGCGGCTCGCTGTCGGTGTTCTATCAGCAACAGGCGCAGCACCCCACCGTGACGTCGAGCCCGTCCGGCGACGGGCCCGACCTGACGGCACTGGGGCTGGTCCCGGCCGACGCCGTCATGCTGCTCGCCGCCCACGTCAGCCGGCACGGCACGCTGACCGAGTGGCTGGACGCCTCGATCCTCGACGAATCCGACCCCGGCCGTCGCGATCCCGAACTGAACCTCTACGACCCGGCCAACCCGAACCAGCCGCCGTACACGAGTGAGTTCCTCGAGCGGTACCGGCAGGCGCAGATCGACCGCAACCGGCGAATCACCAAGTGGGTCAAGGCGAAACTGGCCGAACTCGCGGCGGCGGGCCGACCCGATGATGAGTTCGCCTTCGTCGTGCACGGCACCATGGCGGACCCGCGCTGGCTGGACCCGACCGTCGATCCCAACGAACGGACCCCGGGAACCTGTTATCTGGGTGATCCTCGGGTGGTGAACGATTCGCCCGTCGGCCTGGCCCGGTTCTGCACGCTGCGGAGCTGGCTGTCCCAGTGGAGCTACGACGACGCCCACGGCGACGCCGTGGCGTGCGGTCCCGACGTCGCGGTGCCGACGCTGGTCATCGGCAACCTGGCCGACGACGCCTGCACGCCCAGCCACACCCGCCGGCTGTTCGAGGCGATCGGCCACCCCGACAAGGAGATGCACGAGATCCCGGGCGCCAACCACTACTACGCCGGACCGGACCAGCGCGAGACGCTGGCGGCCGCGGTCGGCATCTGTACCGACTGGCTGCAGCGGCACGGATTCGCAGCGGAGAGCAGGAGCGAAGCGACCCGGGATTCGGCGCCGTGA
- a CDS encoding homogentisate 1,2-dioxygenase has protein sequence MESFVHLRKGVTPRRLHADLDGLKDDELGRDGFTGRTANMYRRHDPTAFRSVGPLRPVDVLSSALEPDDASDPRGGPLLMFSNADCQVLLSRRAEAMPYFVRHVDGDLLSFVHRGSGLLETEFGPLRYREGDWVYVPKACTWRHVPDAGDEVWLMVQATAEFRVPPPGALGRHFPFDPSQAVIPEPAALDDGPRTEDGEYEVRLVHDGGPTTLYYPHHPLDVEGWRGDNFAFTFNIADYNVVTSDSVHLPPTVHLFMQATGVAVMNFLPKPAEGVPGTERTPWYHRNVDYDEIAFFHSGALYGIPMPPGLISHAPQGVHHGAPEKARERARRTFDEFDRVDWSVIAIDTRRRLVPSAEVLASDLGQH, from the coding sequence ATGGAGTCCTTCGTCCACCTGCGCAAGGGCGTGACGCCCCGGCGACTGCACGCCGACCTCGACGGCCTCAAGGACGACGAACTCGGCCGGGACGGCTTCACCGGCCGGACCGCCAACATGTACCGGCGCCACGACCCGACGGCCTTCCGCAGCGTCGGCCCACTGCGCCCCGTGGACGTGCTGTCCTCGGCACTGGAGCCGGACGACGCCAGCGACCCCCGGGGCGGCCCGCTGCTGATGTTCTCGAACGCCGACTGCCAGGTGCTGCTGTCCCGCCGCGCCGAGGCGATGCCCTACTTCGTGCGCCACGTCGACGGCGACCTGCTGAGCTTCGTGCACCGCGGATCCGGGCTCCTGGAGACCGAGTTCGGCCCGCTGCGCTACCGCGAGGGCGACTGGGTCTACGTCCCCAAGGCCTGCACGTGGCGCCACGTCCCCGACGCCGGCGACGAGGTCTGGCTGATGGTGCAGGCCACCGCGGAGTTCCGCGTGCCGCCACCGGGCGCGCTCGGCAGGCACTTTCCCTTCGACCCGTCGCAGGCCGTGATCCCCGAACCCGCGGCGCTCGACGACGGGCCGCGAACCGAGGACGGGGAGTACGAGGTCCGGCTCGTCCACGATGGCGGCCCGACGACGCTGTACTACCCCCACCACCCGCTGGACGTCGAGGGCTGGCGGGGCGACAACTTCGCCTTCACCTTCAACATCGCCGACTACAACGTGGTCACCTCCGACAGCGTGCACCTGCCGCCCACCGTGCACCTGTTCATGCAGGCGACCGGCGTGGCCGTGATGAACTTCCTGCCCAAGCCCGCCGAGGGCGTCCCCGGCACCGAGCGCACGCCCTGGTACCACCGCAACGTCGACTACGACGAGATCGCGTTCTTCCACAGCGGGGCGCTGTACGGCATCCCCATGCCGCCGGGCCTCATCTCGCACGCACCGCAGGGCGTGCACCACGGCGCCCCGGAGAAGGCCCGCGAACGCGCACGCCGGACGTTCGACGAGTTCGACCGGGTGGACTGGTCGGTAATCGCCATCGACACCCGGCGCCGGCTGGTGCCGTCGGCGGAGGTCCTCGCAAGCGACCTCGGGCAGCACTGA
- a CDS encoding acyl-CoA dehydrogenase family protein translates to MSDVIDEGFVARLAGRARHAEDLRHLPDETVADYARSGLSDLLVPKRFGGAQAAFGELLDPVRRMAHGCTSSAWTLGFYALHNWIVALFGERAQEEAFGTRPFLAPAPFAPTGRGLPADGGVRLTGRWSWATGAVHGNWIMVGALCGPDDGIYPALALLPAADVAVVDVWHTNGMRATGSQDAVITDAFVPEHRLARVADVYAGTTPGAGLHDSPTYRWPLVPALALLAAMPALGSAERVRDLFAERLGQRVLPYEGTTQQEKPLAQARLAEAGVRLRALHGLVDATVAGIEALVTAGEAVPRPVRGEARLAAAHVVRESRAVIAMLLEAAGASVHFLDSPLQRYKRDVDVLSGHVVFDYDTSRELAGALALGLKIPRTSMV, encoded by the coding sequence ATGAGCGACGTCATCGACGAGGGCTTCGTCGCGCGGCTGGCCGGGCGGGCCCGGCACGCCGAGGACCTGCGTCACCTCCCCGACGAGACGGTCGCGGACTATGCCCGCAGCGGGCTGTCCGACCTGCTGGTGCCGAAGCGCTTCGGCGGCGCCCAGGCGGCCTTCGGAGAACTCCTCGACCCGGTGCGGCGAATGGCGCACGGCTGCACCTCGAGCGCCTGGACGCTCGGCTTCTACGCCCTGCACAACTGGATCGTCGCCCTGTTCGGCGAGCGGGCCCAGGAGGAGGCCTTCGGCACGCGGCCGTTCCTGGCACCCGCGCCGTTCGCGCCCACCGGACGCGGTCTGCCCGCCGACGGCGGCGTGCGCCTCACCGGCCGGTGGTCCTGGGCAACCGGCGCCGTACACGGCAACTGGATCATGGTCGGCGCGCTGTGCGGTCCCGACGACGGCATCTACCCCGCCCTCGCCCTGCTCCCGGCAGCGGACGTCGCGGTCGTCGACGTGTGGCACACCAACGGCATGCGGGCCACCGGCTCCCAGGACGCCGTCATCACCGATGCCTTCGTCCCGGAGCACCGTCTGGCGCGCGTCGCCGACGTCTACGCCGGCACCACGCCCGGCGCCGGCCTGCACGACTCCCCCACCTACCGCTGGCCGCTGGTGCCCGCCCTGGCGCTGCTCGCCGCCATGCCCGCCCTCGGCAGCGCCGAACGGGTCCGCGACCTGTTCGCCGAGCGGCTCGGGCAGCGCGTGCTGCCCTATGAGGGCACGACGCAGCAGGAGAAACCGCTCGCCCAGGCCCGGCTGGCCGAGGCAGGGGTGCGCCTACGGGCACTGCACGGCCTGGTGGACGCCACCGTCGCCGGGATCGAGGCGCTCGTCACCGCGGGAGAGGCCGTGCCGCGCCCGGTGCGCGGTGAGGCGCGGCTCGCCGCGGCGCACGTCGTGCGCGAGTCGCGGGCGGTGATCGCCATGCTGCTCGAGGCGGCCGGCGCCAGCGTGCACTTCCTCGACAGTCCCCTGCAGCGATACAAGCGCGACGTCGACGTGCTGTCCGGTCACGTGGTGTTCGACTACGACACCAGCCGCGAACTGGCCGGCGCCCTGGCCCTCGGGCTGAAGATCCCGCGCACCTCGATGGTCTGA